The genomic segment TTGGTGTAGAAGCCGAGGTCGATCAGGCCGAGGGAGACCAGCAGCACGCCCGCCCGGTGCGCCGCGACCGTCTCCCGGATCAGCGGCGCCATCTGCAGCCAGCCCTCGCCCCAGCCGGCGAGGTGGGCGCGGGCGTGCTCGGGGAAGTCCGGGTCGGCGTAGTCCTGGGAGACGGGTGCCCCGGCCCGCTGGTCGTAGAGCGCGGTGCGCGGTCCGACGATGCGGTACGGGCCGCCGAAACTCCGGTTGAGGTGCCGCCACATGTGGTAGCGCCAGGTGTGCTCGCCGGCGCTCCCGATGGTCATGGAGTCGCCGACGAAAAGAATGCGCATTCGGACATCATCGCGGAACCGGCCATTGCCCCGCGACGTGACGCTGCCCACCCGCGGGGGATGGCAGGCTGGCCCCATGCCTCGTCGTTCGCCTCAGCCGCTTCTCCGGACGGACTCCCGCGCCGTACCGGACGCCCGCCCCGGGCCTGCCCGGCCCGCCCCCGGGCCCGGCCGGCTCCGACGCGCACGCGCCGTCGCGGCCGTCGCCGTGACCGCTCTCGCCGGGCTCGGAGCCGTACCGGCGGCAACGGCAGCGGCGCCCTCCGCCGCCGCGGCACCCCTGGCGGCTCCCGGCACGGCGCGGGCCGGCGCCCCGGACTCCTTCCGCATCGAGGACGAGCGGATCACGGAGTCCAGCGGCCTGGCCGCGAGCCGCACCCACCCGGGCGTCTACTGGACGCACAACGACAGCGAGGACGGCCCCTACGTCTACGCCGTCGACAGCGCGACCGGCCGCACGGTGGCCACCGTCACGCTCGCCGGGATCGAGCCCCGCGACCTGGAGGGCATCTCCATCGGCCCGGGCGGCACGGTCCACGTCGGCGACATCGGCGACAACATGGGCGGCACCTGGCCCGAGGTGTGGGTCTACCGCTTCAAGGAGCCGGAGAAGCTGCGGGACACCACCGTCACCCCGACCCGCTTCACCGTCCGCTACGAGGACGGACCCCGGGACGCCGAGTCGCTGATGGTGCATCCCAAGACGGGCCGCCTGTACCTCGTCAGCAAGCACAAGGAGGGCGGCGGGCTGTACGAGGGCCCGGCCGAGCCGTCCGCGTCCGGCGTCAACACCTTCCGGCGGATCGCCGACATCGGTGAGTGGGCCACCGATGCGGCCTTCTCCCCGGACGGGACCCGGCTGGTGGTGCGCGGCTACTTCGGCGGGAGCGCGTACCGCTGGCAGGACGGCAAGCCCGTCAAGCTCGACATGAACCCCGGCGTGCCGGTGCAGCGGCAGGGGGAGTCGGTGACGTTCACCCCGGACGGCCGGGCCCTGATGTTCGGCTCCGAGGGCCTGCGGAGCTCCGTCACCAAGGTAGAGCTGAAGGGCGAACTGCTGCCCGAATCGGTGGCTAAGGCGGACGCGGACGCGGAACGGGACGGCGGGAAGCCCGACGGCAAGGGGACCGCGGACGGCGACGGGAAGGGCGCGGACGGGGAGTCCGGGGCCGGGGTGGACCGCAATCTGGTCATCGGCGGACTGGCTCTCGCGGCCGTCGCCGTGCTGCTGGCGGGCGCACGGAAGGCGTTCCGCCGCGGCTGACCGCGAGCGCCGCGGCTGACCGCGAATGCGGCTGCCGGGTGCCGCGGCCCTGACCGGCGCCGCTGCCACCGGGGCGCATCCCGCCCGGCAGCCGGCCGGTGCTGCCGTTACCGGGGCCCGCCGCCGTCCGCACTGGCGCTGTCCGCACTGGCGCTGTCCGTACTGCCGCCGTCCGCGTGGCTGTCTTCCGCACGGCTGTCGTCACCGCTGCCGCCGGGTCCGCCCCCGCCCCCGTTCCCGGCGCCGCCTCCGGCGCCTTCCCGCTCCCGCCGGCGGCGTTCGATGAACGTCTCCATGCCGTCCAGGAGTTGCCGCAGCCCGAACTCGAACACCTCTTCCCAGGGGGTGCTGAACGCCTCCATGCCGAGTGCGGCCAGCTTCGGATAGGCACCGGTCGCCATCACCCGTTCCAGGATGGGCGCCTGCGCCGTCCAGAACTCCTCGTCGCTTATACCGGTGCGCTGTTCGGCGAGGTCGGCGTTGACCCGGCTGCGCGCGGTGCCCGTGACGTAGCCGTCGATGACGACGAGCAGACTGATCCGCTCCGGGTCGGCCAGCGGCAGCCCGTCGAGGCCCTCCAGTGCGTACTCCAGACCGGCGAGCGCCCCCGGGCCGAGCAGGGGGCGCGCCTGGTCGACGTGGACCAGCCAGGGGTGGCGGCCGTAGAGCTCCCAGATCCCGCGGGCCACCCGTTCGAGGGTGCTCCGCCAGCCGAGCAGGGCCGGGTCCTCCGCGCCCTCGCGGTCGAAGCCGTTGACCTTGTCGAGCATCAGGTCGAGCAGCTCGGCCTTGCCCGGGACGTAGCGGTAGAGGGACATGGCACCGACGCCCAGTTCGCCCGCGAGCCGCCGCATGGAGACCGCGGCCAGCCCTTCGGCGTCCGCGACGGCGACGGCGGCCGTGACGATCCGGTCCAGGGTCAGGGCGGGTTTCGGTCCGCGGGTCCGGCGCTCGTCGCGTCCCCAGAGCAGCTCCAGGCTGCGGCTGAGGTCTCCGCTACCGCTGTGTTCGGTCGTCATCTCCCCGCCATCGTAGCCGCCGTGCCGTGGCCCGGTCCGTGGCCTTCGCGTGCGCTGTACGCGCTACTGGGTACGGTGTACCCTGATCTGCATACGCCGTACCCAGTTCTGTTCGCGCCCGGCGTGAATCCGGCTTCGCCAAGGGGGAGTTCGCCCGTGAAACCCGTGAAACCATCCGTGGAACCGTCCGTGAACCAGTCCGCGCACCCGCCTGCGAGCCCCGGGCCGCACGCCGTCCTCGCCGAGGGGCTGGAGAAGCGCTACGGCGAGAAGCGCGCCCTCGACGGATTCGACCTCACGGTCGCGCGCGGCACCGTCCACGGCCTCCTCGGGCCCAACGGCGCCGGCAAGACCACCGTCGTCCGCATCCTCTCCACGCTGGTGCGCCTCGACGGCGGACGCGCCGAGGTCGCCGGGATCGACGTGGCGGGCCGCCCCCGCGAGGTCCGCCGCCGGATCGGCCTCACCGGCCAGTACGCGGCGGTGGACGAGATCACCACCGCCCGTCAGAACCTCGTGATGTTCGGCCGCCTCTTCCACCTCGGCAAGAAGGCGGCGGAGCGCCGGGCCGCGGAACTGCTGGAGCAGTTCGCGCTGACCGACGCCGCCGACAAGGGCGTCAAGGAGTTCAGCGGCGGTATGCGCCGCCGGCTCGACCTGGCGACGAGCATGATCCTCGCCCCGCAGGTGCTGTTCCTCGACGAGCCCACCACCGGCCTCGACCCGCGCGGCCGCAACGAGGTGTGGGAAGCGGTGCGTTCCCTGGTCGCGGGCGGTACCACCGTGCTGCTCACCACCCAGTACCTGGACGAGGCCGACAAGCTCGCCGACCGTATCGCCGTCATCGAACGGGGGCGCACCATCGCCGACGACACCCCCGCCGCTCTCAAACAGCAGATCGGCGGCGACCGGATCGAGGTGGTCGTCCAGGAGGCCGCGGACCTCCCGGCCGCGCTCCGGGTCGTCGCCCGGGTCACCGGCGCCGAGCCGGACAGCGATCCGGAGGCCCGGCGGGTCGCGGCGCCGGTGACCGACCGCGTGGCCGCCCTCACCGAGGTCGTACGGACCCTCCAGGACGAGAAGATCCCGGTCGAGGACATCGGGCTCCGGCGGCCGACCCTGGACGAGGTCTTCCTGCGCATCACGGGACGGCGGGCGGAGGACGGCACCGGGGACACCGGACAGCCCGGACAGCCGGCACGGACCCGGGAAGCAGGCCGGGCCGCATGAACGCACACACCGAAACGAGTTCCGGCAGCACAGGCAATACGGGCAGCACGGGCAGCACGGACGGGAGCCCGGACACGGGCGGAACGGAAGCCGGAGGGCGGACGGGCATGGCCACGACCACGGGTAC from the Streptomyces xinghaiensis S187 genome contains:
- a CDS encoding TetR/AcrR family transcriptional regulator — encoded protein: MTTEHSGSGDLSRSLELLWGRDERRTRGPKPALTLDRIVTAAVAVADAEGLAAVSMRRLAGELGVGAMSLYRYVPGKAELLDLMLDKVNGFDREGAEDPALLGWRSTLERVARGIWELYGRHPWLVHVDQARPLLGPGALAGLEYALEGLDGLPLADPERISLLVVIDGYVTGTARSRVNADLAEQRTGISDEEFWTAQAPILERVMATGAYPKLAALGMEAFSTPWEEVFEFGLRQLLDGMETFIERRRREREGAGGGAGNGGGGGPGGSGDDSRAEDSHADGGSTDSASADSASADGGGPR
- a CDS encoding ATP-binding cassette domain-containing protein gives rise to the protein MNQSAHPPASPGPHAVLAEGLEKRYGEKRALDGFDLTVARGTVHGLLGPNGAGKTTVVRILSTLVRLDGGRAEVAGIDVAGRPREVRRRIGLTGQYAAVDEITTARQNLVMFGRLFHLGKKAAERRAAELLEQFALTDAADKGVKEFSGGMRRRLDLATSMILAPQVLFLDEPTTGLDPRGRNEVWEAVRSLVAGGTTVLLTTQYLDEADKLADRIAVIERGRTIADDTPAALKQQIGGDRIEVVVQEAADLPAALRVVARVTGAEPDSDPEARRVAAPVTDRVAALTEVVRTLQDEKIPVEDIGLRRPTLDEVFLRITGRRAEDGTGDTGQPGQPARTREAGRAA